In Perognathus longimembris pacificus isolate PPM17 chromosome 3, ASM2315922v1, whole genome shotgun sequence, a single window of DNA contains:
- the LOC125347963 gene encoding cytochrome P450 4F3-like: MQWLSLSWPGLGPSVPSPWLLLLLAGACWLLARVLTHICTFSANARRLRCFPQPPRRNWLLGHLGLVQSSEEGLQYIQALAWKFETVCLWWVGPWQPVVRLFHPDFIKPVLLAPAAISPKDALFYRFLRPWLGDGLLLSAGEKWVRHRHMLTPAFHFNILKQYMKIFNKSVNAMHAKWQRLISEGIERLDMFEHISLMTLDSLLKCVFSFDSNCQEKPSEYIAAILELSALVAKRHQQPLLHLDFLYQLTSDGRRFRKACDLVHDFTDAVIQERRRTLPHQGLDDFLQAKAKAKTLDFIDVLLLAKDEDGKALSDEDIRAEADTFMFGGHDTAASGLSWVLYNLAKHPEHQERCRQEVQELLWDREPKEMEWDDLARLPFLTMCIKESLRLHPPATSVSRCCARDILLPDGRVIPKGVVCHVSIFGTHHNPAVWPDPEVFDPFRFDLEQGKGRSPLAFIPFSAGPRNCIGQTFALSEMKVALALTLLRFRMLPAGGAADPEPRRKPELILRAEGGLWLRAQPLC, encoded by the exons ATGCAGTGGCTGAGCCTgtcctggccaggcctggggccctCGGTCCCCTCCccatggctgctgctgctgctggccggGGCATGCTGGCTCCTGGCTCGAGTCCTCACCCACATCTGCACCTTCAGTGCAAACGCTCGCCGCCTGCGATGcttcccccagcccccaaggCGGAACTGGCTCCTGGGGCACCTGGGCCTG GTCCAGAGCTCAGAGGAAGGTCTGCAGTACATACAGGCCCTGGCATGGAAGTTTGAAACCGTGTGCCTCTGGTGGGTGGGGCCATGGCAGCCCGTGGTGCGCCTCTTCCACCCTGACTTCATAAAGCCTGTGCTCCTGGCCCCAG CTGCCATCTCACCCAAGGATGCCCTCTTCTACCGATTCCTGAGGCCCTGGCTGG GGGATGGACTCTTGCTGAGTGCCGGGGAAAAATGGGTTCGCCACCGTCACATGCTGACCCCTGCCTTCCACTTCAACATCCTGAAGCAATACATGAAGATTTTCAACAAGAGCGTGAATGCCATGCAT GCCAAGTGGCAGCGTCTGATCTCTGAGGGCATCGAGCGTCTGGACATGTTTGAGCACATCAGCCTCATGACCTTGGACAGTCTGCTGAAATGTGTCTTCAGCTTTGACAGCAACTGCCAGGA GAAGCCCAGCGAATACATCGCTGCCATCTTGGAGCTCAGCGCCCTGGTGGCCAAGAGACACCAGCAGCCGCTTCTGCACCTGGACTTCCTGTACCAGCTGACCTCTGACGGGCGCCGCTTCCGGAAGGCCTGCGACCTTGTGCACGACTTCACGGATGCTGTTATCCAAGAGCGGCGCCGCACCCTCCCCCATCAGGGCCTGGATGACTTCCTccaggccaaggccaaggccaagaCCCTGGACTTCATTGATGTGCTTCTGCTGGCCAAG GATGAAGACGGGAAGGCACTGTCAGATGAGGACATCCGAGCAGAGGCCGACACTTTCATGTTTGGGG GCCACGACACTGCAGCCAGCGGGCTCTCCTGGGTCCTCTACAACCTGGCCAAGCACCCGGAGCACCAGGAGCGCTGCCGGCAGGAGGTGCAGGAGCTCCTGTGGGACCGTGAGCCCAAGGAGATGGAGTG GGACGACCTGGCCCGGCTGCCCTTCCTGACCATGTGCATCAAGGAGAGCCTGAGGCTGCACCCGCCTGCCACCTCGGTCTCCCGCTGCTGTGCCCGAGACATCTTGCTGCCCGACGGCCGAGTCATCCCCAAAG GTGTCGTCTGCCACGTTAGTATTTTCGGGACTCATCACAACCCAGCGGTGTGGCCGGACCCCGAG GTCTTCGACCCCTTCCGCTTCGACTTGGAGCAGGGGAAGGGCCGGTCCCCGCTGGCCTTCATCCCCTTCTCTGCGGGGCCCAG GAACTGCATCGGGCAGACCTTCGCCCTGAGCGAGATGAAGGTGGCGCTGGCGCTGACGCTGCTGCGCTTCCGCATGCTGCCTGCAGGGGGCGCAGCGGACCCGGAGCCACGCCGGAAGCCAGAGCTGATTCTGCGCGCTGAGGGCGGCCTCTGGCTGCGCGCGCAGCCCCTGTGCTGA